One region of Epilithonimonas zeae genomic DNA includes:
- a CDS encoding hemolysin family protein — protein sequence MDPDSLVKLLIALFLVLLNGFFVAAEFSIVKVRYSQIQLKAAEGNAVAKQAENIIKNLDAYLSATQLGITLASLALGWVGESALHHIIESIFHSLNIELAQATVTTISVVCSFLLITVMHIVFGELVPKSIAIRKSESTTLFIAYPLHWFYNIFRPFIWLMNSLSNAFLKLIKIFPASEHDIHSTEELQLLVKQSADSGEIEEENYEIIKNAFDFTDHNAKQIMITRQNISSIDIQDDPEDIINQIMESGYSRIPVYEGSIDNIIGIFYTKEIIREYIKSKGQVSEESLRGFMREAFFVVGSKKISDLLKVFQFKKQHLAIVIDEFGGTEGIITLEDILEELVGEIQDEEDEEEKIVDKVGENVYWIKATQPLDEINEKLPRKIPLSEEGEYNTLAGFILNELQDIPEENQEFDYENYHFKILKMQNKSVELVELLYNKPFVEDLTDEIIE from the coding sequence ATGGACCCCGATAGTTTAGTCAAACTTCTCATTGCATTATTTTTAGTTCTTCTAAATGGCTTTTTCGTAGCCGCCGAATTCTCAATTGTTAAAGTACGTTATTCCCAAATCCAGCTAAAAGCTGCTGAAGGAAACGCTGTAGCAAAACAAGCCGAAAACATTATCAAAAACTTAGATGCTTATCTTTCAGCCACTCAGCTGGGGATTACGCTAGCTTCCCTTGCTTTGGGTTGGGTAGGAGAGAGCGCTTTGCATCACATCATAGAATCTATTTTCCACTCATTGAATATCGAGCTGGCTCAAGCTACGGTTACAACCATTTCAGTTGTTTGTAGTTTCTTATTGATTACAGTGATGCATATTGTATTCGGAGAATTGGTTCCGAAATCGATTGCGATTAGAAAATCAGAATCGACGACACTTTTCATTGCTTATCCATTGCATTGGTTCTATAATATCTTCAGACCATTCATTTGGTTGATGAACTCTTTATCCAACGCATTCTTGAAATTAATCAAAATATTTCCGGCTTCGGAGCACGATATTCACTCGACAGAAGAATTGCAGTTATTGGTAAAACAATCTGCTGACAGTGGCGAAATCGAAGAAGAAAATTACGAAATCATAAAAAATGCATTCGATTTTACAGATCATAATGCAAAACAGATTATGATTACGAGGCAGAATATTTCTTCTATCGATATTCAGGATGACCCAGAAGATATTATCAACCAGATTATGGAAAGCGGTTATTCGCGTATTCCGGTTTACGAAGGTTCGATTGATAACATCATCGGGATTTTCTACACCAAAGAAATCATCAGAGAATATATCAAAAGTAAAGGTCAGGTTTCTGAAGAGAGTCTGAGAGGTTTTATGAGAGAGGCATTCTTTGTGGTTGGAAGTAAGAAGATTTCTGATTTGCTTAAGGTTTTCCAATTCAAGAAACAGCATTTGGCAATTGTTATTGATGAGTTTGGAGGTACGGAAGGAATTATCACACTAGAAGATATCCTGGAAGAATTGGTTGGAGAAATCCAGGATGAGGAAGATGAAGAAGAAAAAATAGTAGATAAGGTTGGTGAAAATGTCTATTGGATAAAAGCGACTCAGCCTTTGGATGAGATTAATGAGAAATTACCAAGAAAAATTCCGCTTTCTGAGGAAGGAGAATATAATACGTTAGCAGGTTTTATTTTGAACGAATTACAGGATATCCCGGAAGAGAATCAGGAATTCGATTATGAAAACTATCATTTCAAGATTCTTAAAATGCAGAACAAAAGTGTAGAATTGGTAGAACTTCTTTACAACAAACCTTTTGTAGAAGATTTGACCGACGAAATCATAGAATAA
- the atpG gene encoding ATP synthase F1 subunit gamma, which translates to MANLKEIRGRISSISSTMQITSAMKMVSAAKLKKAQDAIVMLRPYSEKLQEIIENVSAASDAENISEFAIEREVKKVLFITVTSNRGLAGAFNSSVIKELNTQFSANENVEVEVLTIGKKAFDALRKNKTVYENHSSLFDNLSFDHVSNMTSKVMSDFKAGKFDKVYVVYNKFINAATQEVVTEQVLPIAVSAEKTSSDVNVDYIFEPGRQEILETLIPKSIKTQIFKAVLDSVASEHGARMTAMHKATDNAEALRNELKIFYNKARQAAITNEILEIVSGAEALKNG; encoded by the coding sequence ATGGCAAACTTAAAAGAAATACGAGGCAGGATTTCATCTATATCTTCTACGATGCAGATTACAAGTGCTATGAAAATGGTTTCTGCGGCGAAACTGAAGAAAGCACAAGACGCAATCGTAATGCTGAGACCTTACTCAGAAAAACTTCAGGAGATTATAGAGAACGTAAGTGCTGCTTCTGATGCTGAGAATATCTCAGAATTCGCTATAGAAAGAGAAGTGAAAAAAGTACTTTTCATTACGGTGACTTCCAACAGAGGTTTGGCTGGAGCTTTCAACTCTTCTGTTATCAAAGAATTGAACACTCAGTTCTCTGCTAACGAAAATGTAGAAGTAGAAGTTTTAACCATCGGTAAGAAAGCTTTTGATGCACTTAGAAAAAACAAAACTGTTTACGAAAACCACAGTTCTTTGTTTGACAACCTTTCTTTCGACCACGTTTCAAATATGACAAGTAAAGTGATGTCAGATTTCAAAGCTGGAAAGTTTGACAAAGTTTACGTTGTTTATAACAAATTCATCAACGCTGCTACTCAGGAAGTAGTAACTGAGCAGGTTTTACCAATTGCAGTTTCTGCAGAAAAAACAAGCTCAGACGTTAATGTAGATTATATCTTCGAACCAGGAAGACAAGAAATTTTGGAAACATTGATTCCGAAATCAATTAAAACTCAGATATTCAAAGCTGTTTTAGATTCTGTAGCATCAGAACACGGTGCAAGGATGACAGCGATGCACAAGGCGACCGATAATGCAGAAGCACTTAGAAATGAACTTAAGATTTTCTATAACAAAGCAAGACAGGCAGCCATCACCAACGAAATATTAGAAATTGTTTCAGGAGCAGAAGCGCTTAAGAACGGTTAA
- the atpA gene encoding F0F1 ATP synthase subunit alpha, which produces MAEINPAEVSAILKQQLANFDTQSNVEEVGTVLTIGDGIARVYGLENVQYGELVRFEAGVEGIVLNLEEDNVGVALLGESKMVKEGDTVKRTNRISSIKVGEGMLGRVVDTLGNPIDGKGPIEGELYEMPLERKAPGVIFRQPVTEPLQTGIVAIDSMIPVGRGQRELIIGDRQTGKTVVAIDTIINQKEFYDAGQPVYCIYVAIGQKASTVAQIVKTLEDKGALAYTVIVAANASDPVPMQVYSAMAGASIGEYFRDTGRAALIVYDDLSKQAVAYRELSLLLRRPPGREAYPGDVFYLHSRLLERAAKVIADDSIAKQMNDLPESLKPIVKGGGSLTALPIIETQAGDVSAYIPTNVISITDGQIFLETDLFNSGVRPAINVGISVSRVGGNAQIKSMKKVSGTLKLDQAQYKELEAFAKFGSDLDAATLAVISKGERNVELLKQPVNSPLPVENQVAMIYAGTENLLRNIPIRKVKEFQIEYVDFLKNKHPEVMAALKAGKIDDQLTGVLKQVATELSAKYN; this is translated from the coding sequence ATGGCAGAAATAAATCCGGCAGAAGTATCAGCGATACTGAAGCAGCAATTAGCAAATTTCGATACTCAATCTAACGTAGAAGAAGTTGGAACTGTACTTACAATCGGTGATGGTATCGCTCGTGTTTACGGTTTAGAAAATGTGCAGTACGGAGAATTGGTAAGATTCGAAGCTGGAGTAGAAGGTATCGTTCTTAACCTTGAAGAAGACAACGTAGGTGTGGCGCTTCTTGGTGAATCCAAAATGGTAAAAGAAGGAGATACTGTAAAAAGAACTAACAGAATCTCTTCTATCAAAGTTGGAGAAGGAATGCTTGGTAGAGTTGTTGATACTCTAGGAAATCCAATCGATGGTAAAGGACCTATTGAAGGTGAACTTTACGAGATGCCTTTGGAAAGAAAAGCGCCGGGAGTTATCTTCCGTCAGCCGGTAACCGAGCCACTTCAGACTGGTATCGTTGCTATCGACTCTATGATTCCGGTAGGAAGAGGACAAAGAGAGTTGATTATTGGTGACAGACAAACTGGTAAAACAGTGGTTGCTATCGATACCATTATCAATCAAAAAGAATTTTATGATGCTGGTCAGCCAGTATATTGTATATATGTTGCAATTGGACAAAAAGCTTCAACTGTAGCTCAAATCGTTAAAACTTTAGAAGATAAAGGTGCTTTAGCTTATACAGTTATCGTTGCAGCTAACGCTTCTGACCCAGTTCCAATGCAGGTTTACTCTGCAATGGCAGGTGCTTCTATTGGAGAATACTTCAGAGACACTGGTCGTGCTGCTTTGATTGTTTATGATGACTTATCTAAACAAGCGGTGGCGTACCGTGAGCTTTCTCTTCTATTGAGAAGACCACCGGGACGTGAGGCTTACCCAGGAGACGTTTTCTATCTACACTCAAGATTGTTGGAAAGAGCAGCAAAAGTTATTGCTGATGATTCTATCGCAAAACAAATGAACGATTTGCCAGAATCTTTGAAGCCAATCGTAAAAGGTGGTGGTTCATTAACAGCTCTTCCAATCATCGAAACTCAGGCTGGTGACGTTTCTGCATATATCCCGACAAACGTAATCTCTATTACAGACGGACAGATTTTCTTGGAAACAGATTTGTTTAACTCAGGGGTTCGTCCGGCAATCAACGTTGGTATCTCTGTATCCAGAGTTGGAGGTAATGCTCAGATCAAATCAATGAAAAAAGTTTCTGGTACTTTGAAATTAGACCAGGCTCAATATAAAGAATTGGAAGCGTTTGCTAAATTCGGTTCTGACTTAGATGCTGCTACATTGGCGGTAATCTCTAAAGGAGAAAGAAACGTGGAGCTTTTGAAGCAGCCAGTTAACTCTCCGCTTCCGGTAGAAAATCAGGTAGCTATGATTTATGCAGGAACTGAGAATCTATTGAGAAATATCCCAATCAGAAAGGTAAAAGAATTCCAGATAGAATATGTGGATTTCTTGAAAAACAAACATCCGGAAGTGATGGCAGCTCTTAAAGCCGGTAAAATTGATGATCAATTAACTGGAGTTTTGAAGCAAGTTGCAACAGAACTTTCTGCGAAATACAACTAA
- the atpH gene encoding ATP synthase F1 subunit delta, producing the protein MLTSKVAKRYAQGLLDFTQEFGNTESVFGEMKDIVKIMSQSKELNTFFSTPIIDARKKEAIALEIFKDFSPVSKNIIRLVIKQGRESQLKNIAQEFINKVEDIKGTQRISLVTASKLSEQNIQKIIADSNMVNVSNYDLETIIKPDILGGYILRVGDQQIDASVKTKLNNIKKEFQLN; encoded by the coding sequence ATGCTTACATCTAAAGTAGCTAAAAGATACGCACAAGGTTTACTGGATTTCACACAGGAATTTGGTAATACAGAATCTGTTTTCGGAGAGATGAAGGATATTGTGAAAATAATGTCTCAGTCCAAAGAATTGAACACATTCTTCAGCACGCCTATCATTGATGCAAGAAAGAAAGAAGCGATTGCTTTAGAAATTTTTAAAGATTTTTCTCCTGTTTCGAAGAACATCATCCGATTGGTTATCAAACAAGGTAGAGAATCTCAGCTTAAAAATATTGCTCAGGAATTCATCAATAAAGTAGAAGATATCAAAGGAACGCAACGTATCTCTTTGGTTACGGCTAGCAAATTGTCAGAGCAAAATATTCAGAAAATAATTGCTGATTCTAATATGGTAAATGTTTCTAACTATGATTTGGAAACCATTATCAAACCAGATATCTTAGGAGGTTATATCCTGAGAGTAGGTGACCAGCAAATCGATGCTTCAGTTAAAACCAAACTGAACAATATCAAAAAAGAATTTCAACTTAATTAA
- a CDS encoding F0F1 ATP synthase subunit B yields MELLHQFSSGLFIIQSIIFLVLLFVLGKFAWKPILKSIDERETSIIDALNQAKLAKQEMAQLKEDNERILREARAERDGILKEARDMKDKIVNQAKDSAKVEGEKMIEAARQSIQTEKNAAMADIKNQIGTLSVNIAENILREKLNNDGAHNALVENILNKSNLN; encoded by the coding sequence ATGGAATTACTTCATCAGTTTTCATCAGGATTATTTATCATTCAGTCCATCATTTTCTTAGTATTACTTTTTGTATTAGGAAAATTTGCGTGGAAACCAATTCTAAAATCTATCGACGAGAGAGAAACTTCTATCATCGATGCGCTTAACCAGGCTAAATTGGCTAAACAAGAAATGGCTCAGTTGAAAGAAGATAACGAAAGAATTCTTCGTGAAGCTAGAGCTGAAAGAGATGGTATCTTGAAAGAAGCTAGAGATATGAAAGATAAAATCGTAAATCAGGCTAAAGATAGTGCTAAAGTGGAAGGCGAAAAAATGATTGAAGCAGCTAGACAATCTATCCAAACGGAAAAGAATGCGGCTATGGCTGATATCAAAAACCAAATCGGTACTTTGTCTGTGAACATCGCTGAGAATATTCTTAGAGAGAAATTGAACAACGATGGCGCACACAACGCTTTGGTAGAAAATATTCTTAACAAATCTAACCTTAACTAA
- the atpE gene encoding ATP synthase F0 subunit C, protein MEIPKIIGSGLIVIGVGIGLGKIGAAALEAIARQPEQSGKIQTAMLIAAALVEGVAFAALFAS, encoded by the coding sequence ATGGAAATTCCTAAAATTATTGGTAGCGGACTTATCGTTATTGGTGTAGGTATCGGTCTTGGAAAAATTGGTGCTGCTGCTCTTGAAGCAATCGCTAGACAACCAGAGCAATCTGGAAAAATCCAAACTGCTATGCTTATTGCTGCTGCATTGGTAGAAGGTGTTGCTTTCGCTGCGTTATTCGCATCATAA
- the atpB gene encoding F0F1 ATP synthase subunit A → MLKKTAILFYSLLMFATAFAQHENVENQHGKPVTETPELSGKEERRKEVKEFVDHHILDAHDVALMVKGGHHIGFPLPVIIYDEGFHFFMSNTEGVDGHEFIHGSPVESNGKFYTLNHEKIYRTDSKGTLTLDKDHHPTEKRVLDLSITKSVLVIFLVAIFMIVLFGGMARSYKKSLVPSGAAKFLEPLVIFVRDDIAIPNIGHKYKRFMGYLLTVFFFILFLNVLGLMPFGINVTGNIAITFCLAIVTYLITTFSGSKDYWKHIFWMPGVPVPMKFIMMPIEILGTLTKPFALMIRLFANMTAGHIVVMTLIGSIYIFENWIAGVAFPFLTFVIYLLEVLVAFLQAYVFTMLSALFIGMAVEEHEHEHAH, encoded by the coding sequence ATGCTAAAGAAAACGGCAATTTTATTTTACAGTTTATTAATGTTTGCAACTGCTTTTGCTCAGCACGAAAATGTTGAAAACCAACACGGTAAGCCTGTAACTGAAACTCCTGAACTTTCTGGAAAAGAAGAGAGAAGAAAGGAAGTTAAAGAGTTCGTAGACCATCACATTTTGGATGCTCACGATGTTGCCCTAATGGTGAAAGGTGGTCACCATATTGGTTTTCCTTTGCCGGTTATTATTTATGATGAAGGATTTCATTTCTTTATGAGTAATACGGAAGGCGTAGATGGGCACGAGTTTATCCACGGTTCTCCGGTAGAAAGTAATGGTAAATTTTATACACTTAACCACGAAAAAATCTACAGAACAGATTCTAAAGGAACTTTGACATTAGATAAAGATCATCACCCAACTGAAAAGAGAGTTTTAGATTTGTCTATCACGAAAAGTGTTTTGGTTATCTTCTTAGTTGCTATTTTTATGATTGTGCTTTTCGGAGGAATGGCAAGATCTTATAAAAAATCTCTTGTTCCTTCTGGTGCTGCAAAATTCCTTGAACCACTTGTTATTTTTGTAAGAGATGATATTGCAATTCCAAACATTGGACATAAGTATAAGAGATTTATGGGTTATCTATTGACTGTATTCTTTTTTATCTTGTTTTTGAATGTTTTAGGTTTGATGCCTTTTGGGATCAATGTTACGGGTAATATTGCGATTACATTTTGTTTAGCAATTGTAACTTATTTGATTACAACTTTCTCTGGTTCAAAAGATTATTGGAAACATATTTTTTGGATGCCGGGTGTTCCAGTTCCTATGAAGTTTATTATGATGCCAATAGAAATTTTGGGGACATTGACAAAACCATTTGCTTTGATGATTCGTCTTTTTGCAAATATGACAGCAGGTCACATCGTTGTAATGACTTTGATTGGTTCAATTTACATTTTCGAAAATTGGATTGCAGGAGTTGCTTTCCCGTTCTTGACATTCGTAATTTATTTATTAGAAGTATTAGTAGCGTTCCTTCAAGCTTACGTATTCACAATGCTTTCAGCTTTGTTTATCGGTATGGCAGTTGAAGAACACGAGCATGAACATGCTCATTAA
- a CDS encoding AtpZ/AtpI family protein: MEDKKNNASDSLRKYGKYSSVVFQMLFIIGISFWGGHQLDLYFETGSNVLVLVIGLSGLCLSLYTTVKRLEILNKEEQDNAKQK, translated from the coding sequence TTGGAAGACAAAAAAAATAACGCCTCCGATTCCCTTAGAAAATATGGAAAGTATTCGTCTGTCGTTTTTCAGATGCTTTTTATTATTGGGATTTCTTTTTGGGGCGGACATCAGTTGGATTTGTATTTTGAAACCGGTTCCAATGTTTTGGTTTTGGTGATTGGTCTCAGTGGACTTTGCCTTTCATTATACACAACTGTGAAGAGACTCGAAATTTTAAATAAAGAAGAACAGGATAATGCAAAACAAAAGTAA
- the ffh gene encoding signal recognition particle protein gives MFNSLQDKLDKALHNISGRGKITEINVAETVKEIRRALVDADVNYKVAKDLTKRVQDKAIGENVLTSLTPGQLMTKIVHDELVDLMGGSQEGINLSGKPTVILIAGLQGSGKTTFSGKLANYLKQKRSKKPLLVACDVYRPAAIDQLKVLGTQINIEVYTEIDNKNPVAIAENAINYAKSKGFDTIIVDTAGRLAIDEQMMNEIKSVHQTIKPTETLFVVDSMTGQDAVNTAKAFNDTLNFDGVVLTKLDGDTRGGAALTIRSVVEKPIKFISTGEKMEALDLFYPERMADRILGMGDVVSLVERAQEQFDEEEAKKLHKKIAKNEFGFDDFLKQINQIKKMGNMKDLMGMIPGVGKAIKDVDINDDAFKHIEAIIHSMTPEERRRPSIINVSRKQRIAKGAGRKLEDVNSLMKQFDQMGKMMKMMQGPQGKQMMQMMSKMPNIPGMGGGLFGK, from the coding sequence ATGTTTAACAGTTTACAAGACAAGCTAGATAAAGCGCTTCATAATATTTCCGGACGTGGAAAAATCACGGAAATCAACGTTGCAGAAACGGTAAAGGAAATCCGAAGAGCATTGGTGGATGCCGATGTAAATTATAAAGTTGCCAAAGACCTTACAAAAAGAGTTCAGGATAAAGCGATTGGTGAAAACGTTTTGACATCACTAACGCCGGGACAATTGATGACGAAAATTGTTCATGACGAATTGGTAGATCTGATGGGTGGTTCACAAGAGGGGATCAACCTTTCCGGAAAACCTACTGTGATTTTGATTGCCGGTCTTCAAGGTTCTGGTAAAACGACTTTCTCAGGAAAATTAGCCAACTATCTGAAACAAAAAAGAAGTAAAAAACCACTTTTGGTAGCTTGTGATGTTTATAGACCTGCGGCGATCGACCAGTTGAAAGTTCTGGGAACTCAAATCAATATTGAAGTTTATACTGAAATCGACAATAAAAATCCTGTAGCGATTGCTGAGAATGCGATTAATTATGCCAAGTCGAAAGGCTTTGACACGATTATCGTGGATACGGCTGGTCGTTTGGCGATTGATGAGCAAATGATGAATGAAATCAAGTCTGTTCATCAAACCATTAAACCGACCGAAACGCTTTTCGTTGTAGATTCGATGACAGGACAGGATGCTGTGAATACGGCAAAAGCCTTCAATGACACTTTGAATTTTGACGGAGTTGTTCTTACCAAATTGGATGGTGATACCCGTGGTGGAGCTGCGTTAACAATCCGCTCTGTGGTTGAAAAACCAATCAAATTTATCTCTACCGGAGAAAAAATGGAAGCATTGGACCTTTTCTATCCGGAAAGGATGGCTGACAGAATCCTTGGAATGGGAGACGTTGTTTCCTTGGTTGAAAGAGCTCAGGAACAATTTGATGAAGAGGAAGCTAAAAAACTTCATAAGAAAATAGCAAAGAATGAATTTGGTTTCGATGACTTCTTAAAGCAAATCAACCAAATCAAGAAAATGGGTAATATGAAGGATTTGATGGGTATGATTCCTGGTGTTGGAAAAGCGATTAAAGATGTTGATATCAATGATGATGCATTCAAACACATTGAAGCGATTATCCACTCGATGACACCAGAAGAGAGAAGAAGACCTTCTATCATCAATGTTTCCAGAAAGCAAAGAATTGCTAAAGGTGCAGGAAGAAAATTGGAAGATGTCAATTCCTTGATGAAGCAATTTGACCAAATGGGTAAAATGATGAAGATGATGCAAGGCCCTCAAGGTAAACAAATGATGCAGATGATGAGCAAAATGCCAAATATCCCTGGAATGGGTGGCGGTTTGTTTGGGAAGTAA
- a CDS encoding DUF4251 domain-containing protein, protein MKKLVILNFILFVLASCASNQVSYEKLKTKVYNNKFDFLVSGYDGRTTFSTPAGTGRILTSNVPTSSLEHVGISVTNDKFIINLPLNEKESRGNRSSIELTSLDFTVARTDQDNGSILLNYFLNDQKDINLVKMEVSKNGKIDCSLEGPNQKPLLYVGSIDDN, encoded by the coding sequence ATGAAAAAACTAGTAATATTAAATTTTATACTTTTTGTATTAGCATCTTGTGCTTCTAATCAAGTATCTTACGAAAAACTAAAAACAAAGGTTTATAACAACAAATTTGATTTTTTAGTAAGCGGATATGATGGGCGAACAACTTTTTCAACACCTGCTGGTACTGGAAGAATTTTAACTTCTAACGTGCCTACCTCATCTCTAGAACATGTTGGTATTTCTGTTACTAATGACAAATTTATAATAAATTTACCGCTGAACGAGAAAGAGTCTAGGGGTAACAGATCATCAATAGAACTAACGTCTTTAGATTTTACAGTTGCTCGTACAGATCAAGATAACGGAAGTATTTTATTAAATTACTTTCTGAATGACCAAAAAGATATTAATCTTGTTAAGATGGAAGTTTCCAAAAATGGAAAAATTGACTGTTCTTTAGAAGGACCAAATCAAAAACCTCTTCTTTATGTCGGGTCAATAGATGATAATTAG